The Gordonia terrae genome contains the following window.
TGCCCGGGTCATGCTCGGCGCGTCGATCGCCGACCTGCGCGAGCAGGGCATCCTGCCGGCCACCGGCGACGGGGGCGAGGCCCCGGCCACCGCACCCATCTCGGTGAAAGAAGCGGTCCTGCCGTTCAACCGGTTCCGGCGACACGACGGAAGCGGCGTCGACAACCTGCTCAGCCCCGAGATGAAGTCGACCGGTGAGGTCATGGGCATCGACGCCGACTTCGGGCGCGCCTTCGCCAAGTCGCAGACCGCCGCCTACGGGTCTCTGCCCACCAGCGGCAAGATCTTCGTGTCGGTGGCCAACAAGGACAAGCGGGCGCTGATCTTCCCGGTCAAGCACCTCGCCGACCTCGGTTTCGAGATCCTGGCCACCGAGGGCACCGCGGACGTGTTGCGGCGCAACGGGATCAAGTGTGAGACGGTGCGCAAGCACTTCGAGGCCGCCGAGGGGCAGCGCACGATCGTCGACATCATCCGGGGCGGCGAGGTGACGATGGTCATCAACACGCCGTACGGCAACTCCGGTCCGCGCGTCGACGGCTACGAGATCCGCAGCGCGGCGGTGTCGGTCAACATCCCGTGTATCACCACCGTGCAGGGGGCCTCCGCTGCCGTGCAGGGCATCGAGGCCGCGATGACCGGAGACATCGGGGTGCGGTCACTGCAGAATCGGCACGCCGACCTGGCCGGCCGGTCGTGATCGACGCGTCCGGGTTCGGAGACCGCTACGCACGTGTGGTCGCCGAGCGCGGGCGTCTGTGTGCGGGGATCGATCCACACGCGGCGCTGCTCGAGGAGTGGGGGCTGCCGGTCACCGTCGACGGCCTGTCCCGCTTCGCCGACATCTGCGTCGATTCGCTCGGGCCGGTGGCCGCGGTGATCAAACCTCAGGTCGCGTTCTTCGAGCCGTTCGGAGCGGCCGGTTTCGCGGTGCTCGAACGGGTCATCGCGGGCTGCCGGGATGCGGGTGCGCTGGTGGTCGCCGACGCCAAACGCGGTGACATCGGTTCGACGATGGCCGCCTACGCGCAGGCATGGTTGTCGGACTCGTCGCCGCTGTGCGCCGACTCGGTGACCGCGTCGCCGTACCTCGGCTACGAGTCCCTCCGCCCCGCGCTCGACCTCGCTCGCGAGGGCTCCCGCGGAGTGTTCGTGTTGGCGCGGACGTCCAACCCCGAGGGCGGCGACATCCAGCGGGCGCGAGCGGGGGAGCAGACCGTCGCGCAATCGATCGTCGATGCCGCCGCGGCCGAGAACACCGACGGCACCGCGACGGTCGGGCTGGTCGTCGGAGCCACCCGCGAACACGGCCTGGATCTCGCCGAATTACGCGGCCCTATCCTGGCGCCCGGGCTGGGCGCCCAGGGTGCCACGGCCGCCGATCTGCCCGTGGTGTTCGACGGCGCCGATCCGGCCTGGGTGCTGCCCGCCAGTTCCCGCGGGGTTCTTCGCGCCGGGCCGGACCCGACCTCGTTGCGCGACGCGTTCGTCAGGACTCGCGACGAGGTCGAGGCCGCGCTGGGCTGAGACACCGGTGGCGGGCCTGCCCGTCACCCCGCACGTCCGCCGGCCCCGGACGGCGCGACACGCGCGACCCCCCACCTCAATCGCAGAAATTCAGGTCACACCACTCGTGTCACACGCGTATCAGCGCGTCCGGGGTCCGGACGCGGGTCTTTCGCGTTGCTAGCGAACCGCTGGCTGCGCGATGCCGCGCTGACCTGCGGTGATGATGCAAAACACGTAGTCAGGGCGATGGCGAGAACAGTGAATCGGTGCTGTGCCCGTGTGAACGCACCGAGAGCCCTACAACATGAGAAAAGACCGCGAAAACGGGGGGTCGCACTCGCAAATGCCTGCTCACGTCGGTACGGTCGCATTCGCCGCCAACATTTGATGGCGTCGGCCGGGTGCACACCCGGCTGACAGGCCGGCGATGGCGATCCAGCCGCGGTCGCACGGCAACAGCGCCTCGGACGCCCTTCTGGGCGAACGATGCAGTCCCACTCGAGAACGAAAGACGGAGGAACCCCGTGGCCCTTCCCCAGTTGACCGATGAGCAGCGCGCCGCTGCGTTGGAGAAGGCAGCTGCCGCTCGTCGTGTCCGCGCGGAGCTCAAGGAGCGCCTCAAGCGCGGTGGCACCGATCTCCAGCAGGTGCTCAAGGATGCCGAGAACGACGAGATCCTGGGCAAGATGAAGGTCTCGGCCCTGCTCGAGGCCCTGCCCAAGGTCGGCAAGGTCAAGGCGCAGGAGATCATGACCGAGCTCGAGATCGCCCCGACCCGCCGCCTGCGCGGTCTCGGCGACCGTCAGCGCAAGGCTCTGCTCGAGAAGTTCAGCTCCTGAGCGTGAGCAACCGAACCGAATACGGCAGCGGGACGAACCCGGGGTCCGGACGGTGAACAACCGCCCGGACCGCGAGGGAACCGGACGCACGAGGGGTCGACTGATCGTTTTGGTCGGCCCCTCGGCCGTCGGCAAGTCCACCGTGGTCGCCAAGGTCTGCGCCGCGATGCCCGATGTCTACTTCAGCGTGTCGGCGACGACCCGCGATCCGCGGCCCGGCGAGGTCGACGGCCGCGACTACCACTTCGTCTCCGCCGCCGACTTCGACAAGATGATCGCCGCCGACGAGCTCCTGGAGTGGGCCGAGATCCATGGCGGCCTGCAGCGTTCGGGCACCCCGATCGCCCCGGTCCTGGCCGCACTGGAGGCCGGCAAGCCGGTTCTGGTCGAGGTCGACCTGGTCGGCGCACGCAATGTCGTCGCCCGACTCCCCGAGGCGGTCACCGTCTTCCTCGCACCGCCGAGCTGGGACGAACTCGTGTCCCGACTGACCGGCCGGGCCACCGAGACGCCCGAGGCCGTCGAGCGCCGACTGGCCACCGCACGCACCGAGATGGCCGCTCAGGACGAGTTCGACCACGTCATCGTGAACAGCGAAGTCGACCGAGCAGCCGATCAGTTGGTATCCTTGCTGGTCGGACCTGAACAGCCGGCCGCATCCGCGACCTGACCGGCCCTTTCCGACACCCAGACCTCGACGCAGGAGTTCGTGTGAGCACCCCGACCAATTTCGACATCACCGAGATCGCCGACGCACCGGCCTACGACACGCCGTTGGGCATCACGAATCCGCCGATCGACGACCTGCTCGATCGCGCGTCGTCGAAGTACGCGCTCGTGATCTACGCGGCCAAGCGTGCACGCCAGATCAACGACTACTACAACCAGCTCGGCGACGGCATCCTCGAATACGTCGGCCCGCTGGTGGAGCCCGGCCTCCAGGAGAAGCCGCTCTCGATCGCCATGCGCGAGATCCACTCCGACCTGCTCGAGCACACCGAGGGCGAATAGTCCCGGCCCCCTGATGACGACAGCGACCGGAACCCGGCGTCGCGTCCTGATCGGCGTCGGCGGCGGGATCGCGGCCTACAAGGTCTGTTCGGTGATCCGGCACTTCACCGAGGCCGGCAACGACGTCCGTGTCGTGCCGACGCCGGCAGCACTCGAGTTCGTCGGCAAGGCGACCTTCGAGGCGCTGAGCGGCAATCCCGTTTCCACGACCGTGTTCGACGACGTCGACGAGGTCGCCCACGTCCGCCTCGGGCAGGGTGCCGACCTGGTCGTCATCGCCCCGGCCACCGCCGACCTCATGGCCCGCGCCGCCCAGGGACGCGCCGACGATCTGCTGACCGCGTCGCTGCTGACCGTCCGCTGTCCGGTGCTGTTCGTCCCGGCCATGCACACCGAGATGTGGGAGCACCCCGCCACGCAGGCCAATGTGGCGACGCTCCGGTCCCACGGCTCGGTCGTGATGACCCCGGCGTCGGGGCGCCTGACGGGTACCGACTCCGGCCGCGGCCGCCTCCCGGATCCGCAGGAGATCGCACTGGTCGGTGAACTGCTCCTCGACCGGTCCGATGCACTCCCATACGACCTCGCCGGGGTCCGGGTGCTCATCAGTGCCGGCGGCACCCGAGAACCACTCGACCCGGTCCGCTACCTCGGCAATCACAGCTCCGGCAAGCAGGGCTTCGCGCTTGCCCGCGCCGCTGCGCAACGCGGTGCGAGCGTCACCGTCGTCGCCGGGTCCACCGCCGACCCGGGTGACCCGGCCGGTGTGTCGATCGTGCGGATCTCGACCGCCGAGCAACTCGCCGACGAGATGACCAAGCGCGCGGCCGACGCCGACGTCGTCATCATGGCCGCCGCGGTCGCGGACTTCCGCCCGATCGCCGTCGCCGACGCCAAGATCAAGAAGGGCGACACGGGCCCGGCGCCCATCGAACTCACCACCAACCCCGACATCCTGCGCGGGCTGGTCACCGCCCGCGACGAGGGCCGGATCCCCCGCGAGACGGTGATCGTCGGCTTCGCCGCCGAGACCGGCGACGAGACGGGCGGAGTCCTCGACCATGGTCGCGCAAAACTCGCTCGCAAGGGCTGTGACCTGCTCGTCGTCAACGCCGTCGGCGACGGCAAGGCCTTCGGGACCGAGGACAACACCGGCTGGTTGCTCGCCGCCACCGGCGACGAGACCGCATTGCCCTTCGGGTCGAAAACACTCATGTCGAGCCGGATACTTGACGAAGTGCGCCAACTGGTGCCTGATGGTCGAGGAGCTCGACCGACCGATTAGGTTGGATGTAATCACCCGGCCAGTCGGACCTGGCCGACACTGCCAGCGGCGCGTCGACCACCGACGCGCGTAGATCTCGAGAGGATCTGATGACCACCTCGTCACGCCTGTTCACGAGCGAATCCGTCACCGAGGGACACCCCGACAAGATCTGTGACGCGATCAGCGACTCGATTCTCGACGCCATCCTCACCGACGATCCCAAGGCGCGTGTCGCGGTCGAGACCCTCGTGACCACCGGGCAGGTGCACGTCGCCGGCGAGGTCACCACCACCGCCT
Protein-coding sequences here:
- the gmk gene encoding guanylate kinase, with product MNNRPDREGTGRTRGRLIVLVGPSAVGKSTVVAKVCAAMPDVYFSVSATTRDPRPGEVDGRDYHFVSAADFDKMIAADELLEWAEIHGGLQRSGTPIAPVLAALEAGKPVLVEVDLVGARNVVARLPEAVTVFLAPPSWDELVSRLTGRATETPEAVERRLATARTEMAAQDEFDHVIVNSEVDRAADQLVSLLVGPEQPAASAT
- the mihF gene encoding integration host factor, actinobacterial type is translated as MALPQLTDEQRAAALEKAAAARRVRAELKERLKRGGTDLQQVLKDAENDEILGKMKVSALLEALPKVGKVKAQEIMTELEIAPTRRLRGLGDRQRKALLEKFSS
- the coaBC gene encoding bifunctional phosphopantothenoylcysteine decarboxylase/phosphopantothenate--cysteine ligase CoaBC translates to MTTATGTRRRVLIGVGGGIAAYKVCSVIRHFTEAGNDVRVVPTPAALEFVGKATFEALSGNPVSTTVFDDVDEVAHVRLGQGADLVVIAPATADLMARAAQGRADDLLTASLLTVRCPVLFVPAMHTEMWEHPATQANVATLRSHGSVVMTPASGRLTGTDSGRGRLPDPQEIALVGELLLDRSDALPYDLAGVRVLISAGGTREPLDPVRYLGNHSSGKQGFALARAAAQRGASVTVVAGSTADPGDPAGVSIVRISTAEQLADEMTKRAADADVVIMAAAVADFRPIAVADAKIKKGDTGPAPIELTTNPDILRGLVTARDEGRIPRETVIVGFAAETGDETGGVLDHGRAKLARKGCDLLVVNAVGDGKAFGTEDNTGWLLAATGDETALPFGSKTLMSSRILDEVRQLVPDGRGARPTD
- the pyrF gene encoding orotidine-5'-phosphate decarboxylase gives rise to the protein MIDASGFGDRYARVVAERGRLCAGIDPHAALLEEWGLPVTVDGLSRFADICVDSLGPVAAVIKPQVAFFEPFGAAGFAVLERVIAGCRDAGALVVADAKRGDIGSTMAAYAQAWLSDSSPLCADSVTASPYLGYESLRPALDLAREGSRGVFVLARTSNPEGGDIQRARAGEQTVAQSIVDAAAAENTDGTATVGLVVGATREHGLDLAELRGPILAPGLGAQGATAADLPVVFDGADPAWVLPASSRGVLRAGPDPTSLRDAFVRTRDEVEAALG
- the rpoZ gene encoding DNA-directed RNA polymerase subunit omega; the encoded protein is MSTPTNFDITEIADAPAYDTPLGITNPPIDDLLDRASSKYALVIYAAKRARQINDYYNQLGDGILEYVGPLVEPGLQEKPLSIAMREIHSDLLEHTEGE